Part of the Maridesulfovibrio sp. genome, GCCAGTGCCTGAGCCATGGCCTCAAGTATTATCAACGGATGGTTGTCGCCAAGTGTCGGGTAGGCCAATACGTCGGCTGCTGCCAGAAATTTGGAAAGTGAGTGGCTGTCCACATAAGGAACTGAGATAAAGTCACCGTCTCTGCTGTTCTCATTCCCCCCGATGGCAAAGCAGAGTGCTTCGGGCACTGCCGCTTTGATTGCTGCCCAGTAGTTTTTCCATTGCGGACCGGATTTATAGGCGGCTTGAACACCTCCATGGGCTACAAAAAGCATTACCTTTGATGCCGGATGGATTCCCAGTTCCCGCCGTATTTGGGTTTTGTTTGCGGGAGCTTCCGGCCAAGGTATGCCGTTGGGGATAATTTTAGGCTTCAAAGCCGGGTCTGCCATACGGGCGAGCCTGCCCAGCCATCCTGACGGTGAAACAAGCACTGCCTTGGAGTTTATTATGGCTTCAATGCGCTCTTTGCGGACCCGTTCTGAGTTTGGAAAATTCCGCGGGCAGGTGCGGCATTTGTGTTCAAATTCCGGACAGTCGATGGGTGAAGCACAGCCACCGGTGATCATCTGGGTGTCATGAAG contains:
- a CDS encoding glycosyltransferase; translation: MMKRTVVHHTILKRSGGAARVALLLHQGLLDEGKLSAHSFEASEKSGEDLILPEAAAQAIPGDSIVHLHTSKDPTRFLNAIPESCKTVITLHDTQMITGGCASPIDCPEFEHKCRTCPRNFPNSERVRKERIEAIINSKAVLVSPSGWLGRLARMADPALKPKIIPNGIPWPEAPANKTQIRRELGIHPASKVMLFVAHGGVQAAYKSGPQWKNYWAAIKAAVPEALCFAIGGNENSRDGDFISVPYVDSHSLSKFLAAADVLAYPTLGDNHPLIILEAMAQALAPVSYAVGGVLEQISDGEDGILIPPYEKQTFTEKVIMLLKNSRQAREMGNRGFQKGKKRYSHKRMLNDYIKIYDNLM